Within the Kluyveromyces lactis strain NRRL Y-1140 chromosome A complete sequence genome, the region gaaaatcGGTACTTCTATCGATGAGCATCCTTTTAACATCgatttctttccaaaagaaCTCTACCATGTCATGGGTATCaataagaagaagttgataCAACTGTCGAAACTGGACAAGAGCAAGACGCTCTTTGGATTGAATGGGTctaaggaagaagatgaagcGGTAGGTCGTGCtcttttggaaaagatGAGCGGTATGgtcgatgatgatgaggaaaacGAAGAAGGAAATGAGGAGAAGGAAGCCgataaagatgatatcGATGAAGACGACGAATTTGAAGAGGACGACGATGATGACTACAATGCTGAAAAGTACTTCGATGATGGGGATGATGACCTGGGAGGTGATGATGAGTATCCTGATGAAGCAGAATTCTAAGTCACACTGAGAGGAAAATCAGCCTTTATCGAAGGACCAATAAAACATAAATAAAGCATTAGATCTTTATTCGCATAAAATAGCATTTATTATAGACACTGTCTGTTAACATTTAATTTACTTCCATTATATATTGAGTTTTCCtttaatattttgtatCATAACACATTAATAACATGGCATCAGCTGAAAAGccttcaatttctcatAACTTCACGAATGTATTTCTCTTTATTGAGTAAATAATACTCT harbors:
- the RPC31 gene encoding DNA-directed RNA polymerase III subunit C31 (similar to uniprot|P17890 Saccharomyces cerevisiae YNL151C RPC31 RNA polymerase III subunit C31 contains HMG-like C-terminal domain), with amino-acid sequence MSFRGSRGKSSSTFSNLPFGLSYSDVSAKGSTELPLIPLPLNHPSNELEREIAIHYINFKNALKDGPFFTGSMELISEEDQEEGDTENAKNKRKNKPSLQVDADGLNDGIERYSDKYLKRRKIGTSIDEHPFNIDFFPKELYHVMGINKKKLIQLSKLDKSKTLFGLNGSKEEDEAVGRALLEKMSGMVDDDEENEEGNEEKEADKDDIDEDDEFEEDDDDDYNAEKYFDDGDDDLGGDDEYPDEAEF